Proteins encoded in a region of the Rutidosis leptorrhynchoides isolate AG116_Rl617_1_P2 chromosome 9, CSIRO_AGI_Rlap_v1, whole genome shotgun sequence genome:
- the LOC139866260 gene encoding protein BRASSINAZOLE-RESISTANT 1-like, whose protein sequence is MEMLREGGGSSAAVEGGGGRRKPSWREKENNRRRERRRRAIAANIYNGLRAQGNYNLPKHCDNNEVLKALCKEAGWVVLPDGTTFRKGSRPPLPAIETGGTSNNTTPSSSQKPSPQSSSFVSPIPSYQCSPSSSSFPSPTNFDLTKNPFAYLNSIPSSLPPLRISNSAPVTPPLSSPTSKCPKPNNFNWESFAKQSISSFNLPFFASSAPTSPTRHQRFTTIPECDESDSSTIDSCHWVRFKNDEPMLTNPNSPTFNLVKPTAPMSVVKDSCSEKGKGKGIEFEFENGGVKAWEGERIHDVGLDDLELTLGSGIAKM, encoded by the exons ATGGAAATGTTGAGGGAAGGTGGAGGATCATCGGCGGCGGTGGAAGGCGGAGGAGGACGGAGGAAGCCGTCGTGGAGAGAGAAAGAGAATAATCGCCGGAGAGAGAGACGCCGGCGAGCAATTGCGGCGAATATTTATAATGGATTGAGAGCTCAGGGGAATTATAATTTGCCAAAACATTGTGATAATAATGAGGTTTTAAAAGCTCTTTGTAAAGAAGCTGGCTGGGTTGTTCTTCCTGATGGTACCACCTTCCGCAAG GGTTCAAGGCCACCATTGCCTGCTATTGAAACAGGAGGTACATCAAACAACACTACACCATCTTCTTCCCAAAAACCGAGCCCACAATCATCATCATTTGTGAGCCCGATACCTTCATATCAATGCAGCCCGTCGTCCTCGTCATTCCCTAGCCCAAccaactttgacttgaccaaaaacCCATTCGCTTATCTTAACTCGATTCCATCTTCGCTCCCACCTCTTCGTATCTCAAACAGTGCTCCCGTGACCCCACCACTTTCATCTCCGACTTCAAAATGCCCCAAACCCAACAATTTCAACTGGGAATCGTTCGCCAAACAATCGATTTCCTCGTTCAATTTGCCATTTTTTGCGTCTTCTGCCCCTACAAGTCCTACAAGGCACCAACGGTTTACAACTATTCCCGAATGTGATGAATCTGATAGCTCCACTATTGACTCGTGTCATTGGGTGAGGTTTAAGAACGATGAGCCAATGTTGACTAACCCAAATTCGCCAACGTTTAACTTGGTTAAACCAACGGCTCCTATGAGTGTTGTGAAAGATTCTTGTTccgaaaaaggaaaaggaaaaggtaTTGAGTTCGAGTTTGAAAATGGAGGGGTGAAAGCGTGGGAAGGCGAGAGGATTCATGACGTCGGATTGGATGATCTCGAGCTTACGCTTGGAAGTGGGATTGCTAAAATGTAA